In Populus trichocarpa isolate Nisqually-1 chromosome 7, P.trichocarpa_v4.1, whole genome shotgun sequence, the following proteins share a genomic window:
- the LOC7486102 gene encoding SAL1 phosphatase isoform X2, giving the protein MNLVSIIAKPEITITKNPFLVSSPLLFFSNKTKSKTSIPRVLSSSMSYNKELAAAKKAVSLAARLCQKMQKAILQSDVQSKSDKSPVTVADYGSQALVSYALQRELPSELFSLVAEEDSEDLLKDGGQETLERITKLVNDILATDGSYSDSTLSTEDIVKAIDCGKSEGGSRGRHWVLDPIDGTKGFLRGDQYAIALALLDEGTVVLGVLACPNLPLPSIAGGSQHSLPGEVGCLFFSVVGGGTYMQPLDSSSAVKVQVNATDNPEEASLFESYEAAHSMHDLSSSIVKKLGVKAPPVRIDSQAKYGALSRGDGVIYLRFPHKGYREKIWDHAAGCIVVSEAGGLVTDVAGNPLDFSRGRYLDLDTGIIVTNQKLMPLLLKAVRESIEEKASSL; this is encoded by the exons ATGAATCTTGTTAGCATTATTGCAAAACCCGAAATCACAATCACGAAAAACCCTTTTCTTGTTTCCtctccccttttatttttctctaacaaAACCAAAAGCAAAACCTCAATTCCAAGAGTATTATCCTCTTCAATGTCTTACAATAAAGAACTTGCTGCTGCCAAGAAAGCTGTCTCTCTTGCTGCCCGCCTCTGCCAG AAGATGCAAAAAGCTATCTTGCAATCAGATGTCCAATCAAAATCAGATAAAAGTCCCGTCACTGTTGCTGATTATG GCTCTCAAGCACTAGTTAGTTATGCTCTGCAGCGGGAGCTTCCTTCTGAACTATTCTCCTTAGTGGCGGAGGAG GATTCAGAAGATCTCCTCAAGGATGGTGGCCAGGAAACACTAGAGCGAATCACAAAACTTGTTAACGATATTCTAGCTACCGATGGATCATATAGTGATTCTACTTTATCCACTGAAGATATTGTCAAGGCCATTGACTGTGGAAAATCTGAAGGTGGTTCTCGAGGCAGACACTGGGTTCTGGACCCAATAGATGGCACTAAAGG GTTTTTAAGAGGAGATCAATATGCAATAGCTTTAGCATTGCTAGATGAAGGGACAGTAGTGTTGGGCGTCTTGGCTTGTCCCAATCTTCCGTTACCTTCCATTGCTGGTGGCTCTCAGCATTCTTTGCCTGGCGAAGTtggttgccttttcttttctgtagtTGGCGGTGGAACTTACATGCAGCCACTGGATAGCTCTTCAGCAGTGAAG GTGCAAGTCAACGCTACTGACAATCCTGAAGAAGCATCACTCTTTGAATCATATGAAGCAGCACACTCCATGCATGATCTATCTAGTTCAATTGTCAAA AAACTTGGTGTCAAAGCACCACCAGTTAGAATTGATAGCCAAGCAAAGTATGGCGCTCTGTCTAGAGGAGATGGGGTCATATACTTGCGATTTCCACATAAAGGTTACCGTGAAAAAATATGGGATCATGCTGCTGGATGCATAGTTGTATCAG AAGCTGGGGGACTGGTCACAGATGTTGCGGGGAACCCCTTAGATTTTTCAAGAGGAAGATACCTGGATCTTGACACAGGCATCATTGTTACGAATCAGAAACTGATGCCATTACTTTTGAAGGCAGTTAGAGAATCCATAGAGGAGAAAGCTTCATCATTGTGA
- the LOC7486102 gene encoding SAL1 phosphatase isoform X1, giving the protein MNLVSIIAKPEITITKNPFLVSSPLLFFSNKTKSKTSIPRVLSSSMSYNKELAAAKKAVSLAARLCQKMQKAILQSDVQSKSDKSPVTVADYGSQALVSYALQRELPSELFSLVAEEDSEDLLKDGGQETLERITKLVNDILATDGSYSDSTLSTEDIVKAIDCGKSEGGSRGRHWVLDPIDGTKGFLRGDQYAIALALLDEGTVVLGVLACPNLPLPSIAGGSQHSLPGEVGCLFFSVVGGGTYMQPLDSSSAVKVQVNATDNPEEASLFESYEAAHSMHDLSSSIVKKLGVKAPPVRIDSQAKYGALSRGDGVIYLRFPHKGYREKIWDHAAGCIVVSAGGLVTDVAGNPLDFSRGRYLDLDTGIIVTNQKLMPLLLKAVRESIEEKASSL; this is encoded by the exons ATGAATCTTGTTAGCATTATTGCAAAACCCGAAATCACAATCACGAAAAACCCTTTTCTTGTTTCCtctccccttttatttttctctaacaaAACCAAAAGCAAAACCTCAATTCCAAGAGTATTATCCTCTTCAATGTCTTACAATAAAGAACTTGCTGCTGCCAAGAAAGCTGTCTCTCTTGCTGCCCGCCTCTGCCAG AAGATGCAAAAAGCTATCTTGCAATCAGATGTCCAATCAAAATCAGATAAAAGTCCCGTCACTGTTGCTGATTATG GCTCTCAAGCACTAGTTAGTTATGCTCTGCAGCGGGAGCTTCCTTCTGAACTATTCTCCTTAGTGGCGGAGGAG GATTCAGAAGATCTCCTCAAGGATGGTGGCCAGGAAACACTAGAGCGAATCACAAAACTTGTTAACGATATTCTAGCTACCGATGGATCATATAGTGATTCTACTTTATCCACTGAAGATATTGTCAAGGCCATTGACTGTGGAAAATCTGAAGGTGGTTCTCGAGGCAGACACTGGGTTCTGGACCCAATAGATGGCACTAAAGG GTTTTTAAGAGGAGATCAATATGCAATAGCTTTAGCATTGCTAGATGAAGGGACAGTAGTGTTGGGCGTCTTGGCTTGTCCCAATCTTCCGTTACCTTCCATTGCTGGTGGCTCTCAGCATTCTTTGCCTGGCGAAGTtggttgccttttcttttctgtagtTGGCGGTGGAACTTACATGCAGCCACTGGATAGCTCTTCAGCAGTGAAG GTGCAAGTCAACGCTACTGACAATCCTGAAGAAGCATCACTCTTTGAATCATATGAAGCAGCACACTCCATGCATGATCTATCTAGTTCAATTGTCAAA AAACTTGGTGTCAAAGCACCACCAGTTAGAATTGATAGCCAAGCAAAGTATGGCGCTCTGTCTAGAGGAGATGGGGTCATATACTTGCGATTTCCACATAAAGGTTACCGTGAAAAAATATGGGATCATGCTGCTGGATGCATAGTTGTATCAG CTGGGGGACTGGTCACAGATGTTGCGGGGAACCCCTTAGATTTTTCAAGAGGAAGATACCTGGATCTTGACACAGGCATCATTGTTACGAATCAGAAACTGATGCCATTACTTTTGAAGGCAGTTAGAGAATCCATAGAGGAGAAAGCTTCATCATTGTGA
- the LOC7466744 gene encoding uncharacterized protein LOC7466744 isoform X2, giving the protein MGAGKAPISNQLLPSQPPPPPTPNARATSAKFASASTIQLNLNSCWALAESFDPVSQAEKEASAAISRRVTEAVELLEKGGNCRLKVTSMKHCSTSLRWLKITKILRSQNMEGLGEHCLFTRLGTEKKQLQKWKISQYL; this is encoded by the exons ATGGGTGCAGGTAAGGCGCCCATTTCCAATCAACTCCTCCCttcacaaccaccaccaccaccaactcCAAACGCAAGAGCAACCA GTGCTAAATTTGCGAGTGCTTCAACTATACAACTGAACTTAAACTCTTGTTGGGCACTAGCAGAAAGCTTTGACCCAGTAAGCCAAGCTGAGAAAGAAGCCAGTGCTGCCATATCTAGGAGAGTAACAGAAGCTGTAGAGTTGTTGGAGAAGGGAGGGAATTGCAGGCTCAAGGTGACTTCAATGAAGCACTGCTCTACTTCACTAAG atggttgaaaattacaaagatTTTGCGTTCTCAGAATATGGAAGGTTTGGGAGAGCATTGTCTCTTTACGAGGTTGGGGACAGAGAAGAAGCAATTGCAGAAATGGAAGATATCTCAATATCTTTGA
- the LOC7466743 gene encoding ras-related protein RABC1, with product MDSSSSSPEFDYLFKLLMIGDSGVGKSSLLLSFTSDTFEDLSPTIGVDFKVKFVNIGGKKLKLAIWDTAGQERFRTLTSSYYRGAQGIVMVYDVTRRDTFTNLSEIWAKEIDLYSTNQDCIKLLVGNKVDKESDRVVTKKEGINFAREYGCLFIECSAKTRVNVQQCFEELVLKVLDTPSLLAEGSKGVKKNIFNEKRPQPDASTSSCC from the exons atggaTTCCAGTTCGAGTTCTCCGGAGTTTGATTACTTGTTCAAGTTGTTAATGATCGGAGATTCTGGTGTTGGGAAAAGTAGTCTCCTTTTGAGTTTCACATCTGATACCTTTGAAGATCTCTCCCCCACCATTG GTGttgattttaaagtaaaatttgtGAATATTGGAGGGAAAAAGCTGAAACTTGCGATATGGGATACAG CTGGTCAGGAAAGATTTAGAACATTGACGAGTTCATACTACAGAGGGGCCCAAGGGATCGTTATGG TCTATGATGTAACTCGACGAGACACATTTACCAATCTTTCTGAAATATGGGCCAAGGAAATTGATCTATATTCAACAAATCAAGATTGCATCAAGCTGCTTGTTGGAAACAAGGTTGACAAG GAAAGTGATCGGGTGGTAACAAAAAAGGAGGGCATAAACTTTGCTAGGGAATATGGATGCCTCTTTATTGAATGCAGTGCTAAAACTCGCGTCAATGTACAGCAATGTTTCGAAGAGCTTGTTCTAAAG GTTTTAGATACACCCAGTCTACTGGCTGAGGGCTCCAAAGGTGTGAAAAAGAACATCTTTAATGAGAAGCGTCCACAACCTGATGCGTCCACTAGCAGTTGTTGCTGA
- the LOC7466745 gene encoding cation/H(+) antiporter 15: MDNQLMATANKTVETIVCYAPTMITTNGIWQGDNPLDYSLPLFILQLTLVVVTTRLLVYILKPLRQPRVISEILGGVILGPSVLGRSKAFANTIFPLRSVMVLETMANMGLLYFLFLVGVEMDISVIKRTGKKAIAIAIGGMIFPFFIGLAFSFALHKDSQSLNQGTFVLFLGVALSVTAFPVLARVLAEIKLINTEIGRIAMSAALINDICAWILLALAITLAENKSTSLATLWVILSSFTFVLICIYVIRPVISWMISSTPEGETISEFYICLILTGVMISGFITDAIGTHSVFGAFVFGLIIPNGPLGVTLIEKLEDFVSGLLLPIFFAMSGLKTDIGAINGVATWLILILVIIVGFAGKVVGTVLASMLYQMPLLEGITLGFLMNSKGLVEMIVLNVGREQKVLDDESFAMMVIVAVIMTAIIIPSVTVIYRPEKRFLPYTRRTIQRSKRDAEFRALACVHTPRNVPTIINLLEASHPNKRSPMCVYVVHLVELTGRASAMLIVHNTRKSGHPALNRTQAQSDHIINAFDNYEQNAVCVSVQPLTAISPYSTMHVDICNLAEDKRVALIILPFHKQQTVDGGMEATNPAIRMVNQNVLASAPCSVGILVDRGLSGSTRLASNQAAHHVAVLYFGGPDDREALSYAWRMSEHPTINLTVMRFVPGEDAKALDNPGMLSVETENLKEKQLDEDHVNEFRTQTAHNGSIFYNEIVVSNGEETVAAIRSMDNHHDLFIVGRGQGMISPLTAGLTDWSECPELGAIGDLLASSDFAATVSVLVLQQYVGLEPDGEELGTPDSPAQPEEPYSIVQMANRSMRLPVFSA; this comes from the exons ATGGACAACCAGCTAATGGCCACAGCCAACAAGACGGTGGAAACAATAGTCTGCTATGCACCAACCATGATAACTACGAATGGTATATGGCAGGGTGATAATCCTTTAGATtactctctccctcttttcatCTTGCAGTTAACTTTGGTCGTTGTCACCACTCGCTTGCTTGTTTACATCCTCAAACCACTTCGACAACCTCGTGTTATCTCGGAGATCTTG GGAGGAGTGATATTGGGCCCATCTGTACTTGGGCGCAGCAAAGCATTTGCCAACACTATATTCCCTCTACGAAGTGTGATGGTGCTAGAAACAATGGCAAATATGGGTCTCCTCTACTTCCTCTTCCTGGTTGGAGTAGAGATGGACATTTCAGTAATCAAAAGAACTGGGAAAAAAGCCATAGCCATAGCCATTGGGGGAATGATCTTTCCCTTCTTTATCGGCCTAGCGTTCTCTTTTGCTCtgcacaaggattcacaaagcTTGAACCAAGGAACTTTCGTACTTTTCCTTGGTGTTGCCCTCTCTGTCACTGCATTCCCTGTACTTGCAAGAGTTCTGGCAGAGATTAAACTCATCAACACAGAGATTGGTAGGATTGCCATGTCTGCAGCTCTTATCAATGACATTTGTGCTTGGATTCTGTTAGCTTTAGCTATCACCTTGGCTGAGAATAAAAGTACTTCCTTGGCTACCCTGTGGGTGATACTTTCTAGTTTTACATTTGTTCTTATCTGTATCTATGTTATTCGACCAGTCATCTCATGGATGATTAGTTCAACTCCGGAGGGAGAAACCATCAGTGAGTTCTACATTTGTCTCATTCTCACTGGAGTAATGATCTCAGGATTCATTACAGATGCCATTGGAACACATTCTGTCTTTGGAGCTTTTGTATTTGGGCTGATTATTCCAAATGGACCTCTTGGAGTTACTCTGATAGAGAAGCTTGAAGACTTTGTTTCAGGGCTTCTGCTTCCTATCTTTTTTGCTATGAGTGGGCTCAAGACTGATATAGGGGCTATTAATGGAGTCGCAACATGGTTAATTCTAATACTAGTCATAATTGTTGGATTTGCTGGTAAAGTTGTCGGTACTGTGCTCGCTTCAATGCTCTACCAAATGCCTCTCCTTGAAGGGATTACTCTTGGTTTTCTCATGAACTCCAAAGGCCTTGTGGAAAtgattgtcctcaatgttggcAGAGAACAGAAG GTCTTGGATGATGAGTCCTTTGCAATGATGGTGATTGTAGCAGTGATTATGACCGCAATCATCATCCCCTCTGTAACAGTCATATACAGGCCAGAGAAGAGGTTCCTGCCTTACACACGAAGAACAATTCAGAGGTCAAAACGAGATGCAGAGTTTAGGGCATTAGCATGCGTACACACTCCTCGCAACGTCCCAACAATCATTAACCTCTTGGAAGCCTCCCACCCAAATAAAAGGTCCCCCATGTGTGTCTACGTGGTCCACCTAGTTGAACTCACTGGTCGCGCCTCGGCCATGCTTATAGTTCATAATACTAGAAAATCTGGCCACCCAGCCCTCAACCGCACCCAAGCTCAATCTGATCACATCATCAACGCATTCGACAATTATGAACAAAATGCAGTCTGTGTCTCTGTGCAACCCCTGACTGCCATTTCCCCTTATTCCACCATGCATGTAGACATATGTAACTTGGCTGAGGACAAACGAGTTGCTTTAATTATCCTCCCTTTCCACAAACAGCAAACAGTTGATGGTGGAATGGAGGCCACCAACCCAGCTATCCGAATGGTGAACCAAAATGTATTAGCCAGTGCACCCTGCTCAGTTGGGATTCTCGTAGACAGAGGGCTAAGTGGGTCTACTCGTTTAGCCTCGAACCAGGCAGCTCACCATGTAGCTGTACTATACTTTGGGGGCCCAGATGACAGAGAGGCGCTATCATATGCATGGAGGATGTCTGAGCATCCAACAATTAACCTCACCGTGATGAGGTTCGTTCCAGGAGAGGATGCAAAAGCACTTGACAACCCTGGGATGCTCAGTGTGGAAACAGAAAATCTAAAAGAGAAGCAGCTTGATGAAGACCATGTTAACGAATTCAGGACCCAGACTGCTCATAATGGTTCTATATTTTACAATGAAATAGTGGTCAGCAATGGTGAGGAAACAGTGGCAGCAATAAGGTCAATGGACAATCATCACGACTTGTTCATAGTGGGTAGAGGACAAGGGATGATATCACCACTTACGGCAGGTCTTACTGATTGGAGTGAATGCCCAGAGCTTGGTGCGATTGGGGATTTGCTAGCATCATCAGATTTTGCAGCAACAGTTTCAGTTCTGGTGTTACAACAGTATGTGGGGTTAGAGCCAGATGGGGAGGAGTTAGGAACACCTGATAGCCCTGCTCAACCAGAGGAACCGTACAGCATTGTACAGATGGCAAATAGGTCAATGAGGCTCCCTGTGTTTAGCGCATAA
- the LOC7466744 gene encoding uncharacterized protein LOC7466744 isoform X1 codes for MGAGKAPISNQLLPSQPPPPPTPNARATSRRLLLFSLPLFTTATTANLLPFSTTGAKFASASTIQLNLNSCWALAESFDPVSQAEKEASAAISRRVTEAVELLEKGGNCRLKVTSMKHCSTSLRWLKITKILRSQNMEGLGEHCLFTRLGTEKKQLQKWKISQYL; via the exons ATGGGTGCAGGTAAGGCGCCCATTTCCAATCAACTCCTCCCttcacaaccaccaccaccaccaactcCAAACGCAAGAGCAACCAGTAGGCGCCTTCTCCTATTCTCCCTCCCTTTATTCACCACAGCAACTACTGCTAATCTTCTTCCTTTTAGTACTACAGGTGCTAAATTTGCGAGTGCTTCAACTATACAACTGAACTTAAACTCTTGTTGGGCACTAGCAGAAAGCTTTGACCCAGTAAGCCAAGCTGAGAAAGAAGCCAGTGCTGCCATATCTAGGAGAGTAACAGAAGCTGTAGAGTTGTTGGAGAAGGGAGGGAATTGCAGGCTCAAGGTGACTTCAATGAAGCACTGCTCTACTTCACTAAG atggttgaaaattacaaagatTTTGCGTTCTCAGAATATGGAAGGTTTGGGAGAGCATTGTCTCTTTACGAGGTTGGGGACAGAGAAGAAGCAATTGCAGAAATGGAAGATATCTCAATATCTTTGA
- the LOC18100913 gene encoding U-box domain-containing protein 26, which produces MKEAEMTVPHFFMCPISLDLIKDPVTLCTGQTYDRSSIEKWLAAGNLTCPVTMQKLQDPSMVPNNTLRHLIDQWLQIGPQFDPVYLSTIDSLASLKKILESGDASLEYKCQTLQNIQALTEESQSGNSCLFQLGFFPLLLELLFGKVESRLSEGSAKFAEQALSCVLRLLSLGEYECLNMLREESKLESFQFLFDQGTSKIKRSLCQIIEAISSSLETRELCAKLGKNRKLLKGLILLVHQTYGASEAGIKAISALCCLESNRENMVQEGGINGLLTYIYDAQRHERNLAPKAMATIELLLGLESAKEALINDPNGIKALIKMVFRVSDHQGSESAIRSLMIICTDSLQAREEAIGAGVLTQLLLLLQSQCSGRTKTKARMLLKLLGSKWDEEPKHL; this is translated from the coding sequence atgAAAGAAGCAGAAATGACTGTACCCCACTTTTTCATGTGTCCAATTAGTCTAGACTTGATCAAAGATCCAGTGACGCTATGTACCGGCCAAACTTATGACAGATCAAGCATAGAAAAATGGCTTGCTGCTGGTAATCTTACTTGCCCTGTCACAATGCAGAAGCTTCAGGATCCATCTATGGTTCCTAATAACACTCTTCGTCATTTGATTGATCAGTGGCTGCAAATAGGCCCTCAGTTTGATCCTGTTTATTTGTCAACAATTGATTCTCTAGCTTCATTGAAGAAAATTCTTGAATCAGGTGACGCTTCCTTGGAGTACAAGTGTCAAACACTCCAAAACATCCAAGCTCTAACTGAAGAATCACAATCTGGAAATTCTTGTTTGTTCCAGTTAGGCTTCTTTCCTTTATTGTTGGAACTGCTTTTTGGAAAAGTGGAATCCAGACTGTCTGAAGGAAGTGCTAAGTTTGCAGAACAAGCACTTTCTTGTGTCCTAAGATTGCTGTCTCTTGGCGAATATGAGTGTTTAAATATGCTAAGAGAAGAGTCTAAATTGGAATCCTTTCAGTTTTTGTTTGATCAAGGTACTAGCAAGATCAAGAGGAGTCTGTGCCAAATAATAGAAGCAATATCATCATCTTTGGAGACAAGAGAACTCTGTGCTAAGCTTGGCAAAAACAGAAAACTCTTGAAAGGGCTGATTCTTCTTGTTCACCAAACATATGGCGCATCTGAGGCTGGAATCAAAGCTATATCGGCACTATGCTGCTTGGAATCAAATAGAGAGAATATGGTTCAAGAAGGTGGGATAAATGGACTCTTGACCTATATTTATGACGCTCAAAGACATGAAAGAAATTTGGCACCTAAAGCAATGGCAACCATTGAGCTGCTTCTAGGACTAGAGAGTGCAAAAGAGGCTTTGATCAATGATCCTAATGGTATTAAAGCTCTCATTAAGATGGTTTTTAGGGTTTCTGATCACCAAGGAAGCGAAAGCGCTATTCGATCATTAATGATTATATGCACAGATTCTTTACAGGCACGAGAAGAAGCAATTGGTGCTGGAGTTTTAACTCAATTGCTTCTGCTGTTGCAGAGCCAGTGTAGTGGAAGAACTAAAACAAAAGCAAGAATGCTACTCAAGCTGCTTGGGTCCAAGTGGGATGAAGAACCAAAACATTTGTAA